The genomic segment aagcaaaacataaccTTACATATTCATTAGCACATatttaaactgataaaaatctatgcaaaaaaaaaaataaaaaatacctttGACTGTTTTCTGCAGTTTCTCAAGTTCCTCTGTTTCATGCAACTCCTCTGTTTCTCCAGGCtgcaagaaaagcaaaagttttatttatttgtttgtatcCAGGTGCTCTAAGAGACCCAGTGATTAAAATCAGTCATCAGGATCAGAGTTGGATTAGAAGTCTTCATAAAGAAATCGAGACTTGCGTTTTTGTCCTCATTTCCAGGAGCTAAAACAAATGCCACGCAAGTACATTTCTCTGCATCATTACCTCATCATTCTCACTGTTGTGCTGCGTCTCCCTCTCTGCAGGTGGTCGCTCTTCAGGGATGGCGGCCACGGTCAGCAGACCTGCAGTCGGCCCTCTGGAGACGAAGCCAATGCTGCTAGTCAGGtttgtaaatttaaaacctGTGGAAGATATTTTTTAGGGATAAAGATATAAAATTGGATGAAAACTACAAAACGTACAGCACCTTGCAGAAGTAATTGCACCACTtaaactgtttcacattttttttcatgttacaataAATTGCTCACAAGCTTCTAAATTTGTAAACTCAGCTGTAACATTTATACCTTTCAGAGTTTCCATGTTGCCTGCCTTCACTTTGTCTAGATCCCAGCCGTTCTGCATCTCAGTGATCACTTCCTCAGTCACGTAGTTTGGGAGGCTGTAGTTCCCTGGCACTTTACAGTGGTAGCGTAATTTGGCTCTAGGCgaacacccaaaaaaaaaagaagagatttttgtgtaatttaaataacacaaaagtcAAACACTTGCTCCAGCTAAAGGGTTTGGATCAGAGTTGGATTAGAAGTCGTCATAAAGAACTCAAGAATTGTactttttcctcatttccaAAACAACGCAGCTACCCGCTTTCATGAAACGCAAACAAAAAGATGCTCACCCTGTCCAATCAGTAAGGAAAGTATTTGCTGCTTGCACTGTGTTTGGAACGCCGCCTTTCTGCAGGAAGCCTCGCTTTTTGGCCAACAAGGTCAAGAACTCCAGGGAATTCCTGAAGTCTGGGACAGTATACTGAAGCATGACCTAAGACAAGAAGATGAAGTTACTTATCTTCTTGTCTTGGGTCATGAAGATAATTTAGCAGTTCTCACTTTCTCTGTGACTGCAACAGCCATTACCTGGGACTTATCACACTGCTTGAGCAATGTATTTACAGCATCCAGCACCGTCTCCTGACCCTCCTCCACCTGCAGGCTCCTCAGGGCCATGGAGGCTGCTGGGTTGGACGGCGAAGCGACAATGCCCGGGCTGTCCATTAGGTTCACAGTCTTCGACATGTGTACCTCCTGCACAGTTCTGATGTGCAGGAAAGAGGACATTTAATTATGAACAACATTTTGGAGGCAAGATGTTTTAgccacaaacattttttctgtacTTACTTTGTGGTGCCTTTTGCAATACCAACATGGCATGCCATCATTCCTTTCAAGTTGTTGATCAGGCTGCTCTTCCCTACATTAGGAAAGCCTGGGAGAAAGAATAAGATATTCATAAAAAGGATAGAAATTGATACATTTCACAATATTAAGGAAGCAAAATTACTGATTCAAATAAACTTACCAACTACGCCCACTTTGAGTGAGGCTTCGCTTTGAGTCTTGGCGGCATAAGCCGTCAGTAGCTCGGTGAGACACTCGCTACCAAAACACGTTGCTCCTTTGGACCTGTTCAGGACTTCATTGGAGGGCACAACTCTTTTCCTTTTGGTTCTCTGATGAACAAAGAGCACAACGCGATTGACCTCGACACATTGAAAGGCCATAGAGCTCGCACCCAccacaacagattttttttatgcaaatgttcCACAAACGCACACATGGTCCCTTCTGACACAGGGACTAAACTGTGCCGTTTGTTGGTTATTCTCGGAGGCTATAACCAGTTATAACAGCACTGAGCAAGCTGTTCAACCTTCTCAGTCCTCCACATAAAGACAAGAGGTTTTTAGCcatttaaaaaggaaactatTTTCTACAGAGGGATCAGCTGTTCATTCTGCCGCCAGGAATGAATAGGAGTTGTCTTCCACAGGAAACTAATTGGTACCAATCTtagatatttttacatgaattaaaaggcGAAATGACACAGTAGCTGCCAGGAAGGCTGAATGTATTGCAATAAAGTTGCTCCATTTTAACCTTTTCTTTAGCCTTTAACTTCCGTTTCAGAACACTGGCGGTGTTGGCAGGTTTTGGAAACTTTATAACAAAAGTAAGAATCTGCAGATTACAGTTGGGCAAATACATCTGCTAAAGTTCATAATGTCTGTTTCTTAGATAACTAAAGCCTAAATGTGGGATCACAGTTTGTGATCTTTAATCATTTCTGTTCCTACAAGTGATAAAAATAGCCGCTACAATGCAGACGTCTAAACTACAACATAGATTAAAAACCCAAGATCCAATTGCTCCACTAAAGCAGTGAAATGGCTCCTTTTTGATTCTTGACTTTGTAGTTCATTTTGGACTTTGTCAGTAActcaaaaatcacatttttgatTGTAAAATATTAGATTCAATTTGTGAGGTAGCAAATCTAAGACAAATGTTACTGAAaaggataaaatgttttttttaaatattgaaaatcacGTCTTACCACAGTTTTGTCACGCATTTGTGTTGAAGCTTTGAATGCCACAACTGGAAACTCTCTTTGTAAACACTCGATCCACTTCTCTGCATTTTCCTTTGGTACAAGATctacagcagaaaaaagcacaagtaaaaaaacaaaaaaaaacaaaacctgaaaatcaaatcatgttaagagcaaataattttttattttcagtttagctGAGAGCTTCTTATGTCCATTTACCTATTTTGGTCAACACAAAAAGTAATTTCCTTTTGCCCCCCAGTAGCACAGCCTCCTCCAATTGTGGGCACCTGCATCCCAGGGGATCCCGAGCATCAAGGACTTCTATTACAACGTCAGACGCATCTATTACCTGCAAGAGGTGACTTTGTGAGTAAAGCTGACGGTGTATTGTACTGGATCTCACTGTAAGGATGTAGGTATACCTTGTTTAGTTCACTGCAGAGGTGCTGCTTTGAATTCTTGTTTGGAGCTGAACGTTTCACTGTATTATTTTCTGTGGTATCCTATGCAAACAGATAGAGACAGACACCTTAATCATTTATCCTGCcgtaaaaatttttttttttacctacaaacaaatttcttttattattgcttatttcaacaacaatttaaaaagataaaaaattggAGTGGAGTCTTAGTACTGGATACTGATGAGTAGCCAGTACTCATCAGTACTGGAGGAGCCCAGTTACTAAAACATAAATGATCCCCATCAGAATACATTATCTCAGAAATGCCCACTGAGGTGGACTTTTACCTTCCGGGCCTTCTTGGCACTTGGTTCTGCTTCTTTAACAGCGGCTTCCTTCTCGTTTTTCCTTTTCAGGGCTCGCTCTTCCTTTTTGGCTTgtcgttttctttctttctcttcttcaatctaaaacaaagaagcaagcttttcaaaatacatATGTATATGGAAACTACCaacaaccattaaaaaaaaatcattgctaaatacttttttacacCCATCTAAACTAAGCTATTCGGATGCCAGCCCACCTGCAGCCTCCTTTGCTCGGCCTCTCTGAGGACCTCCTCCTTGAAGGGGGCGCTGTTGGGCACTCCGGGATCCTTCTTTACAGGCTTCTTCAATCCTTTCTTTTTAGCCTCTTTTCTTAACTTTTTGTTATGCTCCCGAACCTAAGATCAGAGCATAATATTACTAAGGTTACTGTAGAAGAAGCAGCCATGTAATTTGTGtacataaacatgcaaaaaaaaccaaaaaacgtATCGTAATGATGTACTATAACAAACTTACAAGAAATGTAGTTCAAAGATATTTTATCTACAACCTAGTAAGGTAAGAACATTGATATATGCCAAAAAGCCACTTACCTTCTTCTGTATTTTATAACGTTTGGAGCAGGATACCCTTTTACTTGCTTTCCTTAACTCTAAAGAGAATGAAAGCTTCGTTAGCTCGGTTAAACCTCGGTTAGCCTTAGGACAAGCTAATGTAACCGGACCCcagtaaataaaatggacaACCCGgccattaaaatattaaaaagctgCTCTTCGTGGTCCATAAACTGTATGTAAATACACTTACTTGGTCTTTTCATTGTGTCGCTGTTGATCTGCCAATGTGACTGAACGGCTCACACGTGGAAACAGCACGAGTGAAGTTAGATATTGCGTCTCTTCGGTTTCACGCAGTCAGTAAATGTACTTCTGCCACCTGCTGACCTGGAGGTTTATAACACCTTATTTTCTCAAAGGTTCATTCtgatattttccacattttctcatatAACTAACCTAAACCTAACCCTAATATCACAACCACAACCTTTAATGAATGTTGTAACGAATGTTAAGTGATGTCTTACAACAAAAGTGAAGAAGCATTGCAATACATCCAGGTTCAAACAGTGAGGATGGATAGTGttttaaatctggactttgggccattctaacacataaacaGACAGAGATAAACCATTCTATAGTAGCTCTGGCTGCTTGTTGAGTGTTGTCTGGCTGAACGATGAGCCTCCACCccaatataatttattttgcagCTTCCAAGAGGTTTCAGTCCAGAATTACCTTGTGTTTAATGTAAGAATACTTGATTATGAGGTGCTGTCATTTATCTGATCGTTATTTAGAACTTAAACATAATAGCCTGCTTGAATTTGGCAACAAATACATCCAccaatattgaaaatatttcaagtctGATGAGACTCCATCTGGAAAAAAGGACGGCAGAAGTTGGACACCATGTCTACGTAGCAGCCTGGAGGTGGCAGCAGCAAGCTTCGCTCAAGTTTGTCTGAGGCTGAAACCAAAACTAAGCTACAAGTAAAAAGGAGTTTCTAGGTTAATTGTTTTCTCCAGCAGACTAAAGCACATTGCAGTAACTTATCACAACTGTTGGCAAAATTTAATCAAGTTAAACCAGTAGCTATGAAtttgtaatcatttttaaatgatgcaaaatattaaagtggagacattttactaaattacattgcttgtcttttttatatttattgaaccTTGTGGACTTTGCATGCAATAAATGTTTCAACACTGAGGCCTacatctgtaaaaatgtttcctaCCCTGCAATGCATGCTCATCTGCTATGATTCTTCCCTACAACTAACCAAACTGCTATCTCCTGATCTCCTTGCACTCCCTGAAAGATCTGCACTCTAAGCATATCCTGTATTACTTGCTTGAGAGCTTCATTGACAGAAGCTTTCAAATGCTAATGCCACACTTGAAACCAACTCCACCGTTTTTAAAGGCTTAATTATTGAATACATGTTAGAGAAAGAGCACACACCTGTTCGTGAACCAGTTTTGGAGATGTCAGCTCTCTGACCGACGTTTTAGCCAATAATGAATAAGGTTCCACATATGAAGGAGATGCAATTATTTGGCTTGCTGCTGTGTTGGTTCTTAAGCCCCTCTCTCAAGCTCAAACACAACTGGTTACTGGATATCATTAGCATGTGGATACTTGAcccttttcttttaagttatacCTACATTAGGTATGATGAAGCTGCTGTTATtggttaatatttaaatttctaaatctCGAGATTTATTTTCTTGGCATGCTCATCAGTACATGCATGAtagctgaaaaaagaaataaattaaatgtgataAGCATGCACTTTGCACTGAACCGACTTGACATGCCCAAGCACACTCTCAAAAAccacaaaccaaaccaaatcaATCACAAACTGACTAATGTACATTgctgtctatatatatatatatatatatatatatatatatatatatatatatatatatatatatatatatatatatatatacactgctcaaaaaaataaagggaacacttaaacaggtgtttcacacttaaagtgttccctttatttttttgagcagtatatataagTAAAACAGTCACAGCATGAACGTCAAAGAGAAAAcatcatgaaaaatgttttcagaactACAGCAGGACTCAAAACAACCAGGCATCATCAATATAAACCAGCAATAAGGAACAATATGGTACCTCTTAAAGGGGAACATCTCGTTTTTGTCATGCAAGACCAACCCAGCCAATATGCATATAAATTTTTCTCCAGCTGGATGGGTGCTAAGTGGGCCTGGCCTCATAATGTGCTTCTTGCATGGAATTAATTTATGTTGACTAAACAGAATCCATATTGGCAAAACAAGTTGGGCACCCTATGCAGTTCTTAGCTAGATCTCAAACACTTCAAATGCACCAACTCTTATAGGACCCATTTGTAACCCAGAGGTGTCTTTCATAAAATATAGGGGTCATTACATTGTGGACAACCCCATCTGAAGTTTCCactataaacattttgaattcatGTGGCCCCATACAGATCCTTATACATAAATTGCAATATCTTGAAAGGCCATTGTATTGTATTTcagtaatttgatttaaaaatggaaactcCCAATTTGCATATTAGTGACACCCACagtgatatatttatttaggtCAACTGTAACGATTACACCTCACAGCGAAGGAAAACTACATAGTTGACTTCTGAGAAAGTCTTCATATTCATTAGActttaaaagacttttaaaacaaaactattgtGTTGTGGCCATACCCAACCACAGAGTAGACTGCTGATTTGAATTGTTTCCACTGTGGTCTTGTACAGCATGAGTCAAACTCAAGGTTTGCAGGCCAAATATGGTAAACCATAGCTTGATGATAACATTTGTGtgcagaaatatgttttttttaatcaatcaaagcAGTTTTGCCAGTGAAGTAGCAAATTATAtgaatgtgaaaagatgtttaataatGTTTAGCTTGAAGAAATGcaaagacaaatatttattaatatttaaacagtttgttaatGGTTAGTTTTATCAGTATTGTCTACCACAAGTGACCCATCAAGGAGAATCATGAGAATCAATCTTGATATagctcaaaatgaaaatgagtttgacaccactGTCCTATAGGGTACACCACAAAAAGGTAAATGCAAAAGACGGCTGTTCACAAAGCACTGTATGCATGCTATGAAAAAAGTTGAGTTGAGAGAAAATAGTGCTGGAAAAAGTTGACCAAACAGCAGGGATTAGCACAGGGTTGGGAGGATGGTGAAGCAAAAGCCACACAAGAGCTTGGGGAGATCAACAAGGTTTGGGCCTCAGTTGGACTCGGTTCTTTATGATCCTCCACACACAGACATATCCAGGATATAGCCTACAATCGTCATACTCCTTGTGTTAAGTATCTCCTGAACTTTAGACGATATCAGAACTATCTGACTCAGGGAAATGACTAGACTTAGTTTGGTGATCCAAAGTcctattttcagattttcattagttcttcatttaatttagaaacCAAGGTTCCAGAGTATGGAAACAGAGGATAGAGACAGATAATTGAGATGGCTTGaagtccagtgtgaagtttccacatTCTTTGAGGAGCTCTGCTAGTGTTGcccaatgtgttttattaagtcCAAAGAACAGCCATCTTCGCAATAAGCTTAGATTATGTTATTCTTCCCTCTCCTGACAAGCTTTTATGgaaatgctgatttcattttccaggtGGACTAATTACCTGCCCACACTACATGTGGAATACCTGGATTAATGACCGTTGTATCACTGTAAAATTAATGGCCAGCAACACTAAGCATCATAGAGAATCTGTGGGATGCTGTCAAGAGGAAGATTAGAGAAACCTCACCCAACagtataataaatattatttttcactggacaaatatttctgtgttaaacTTATGTGATGtttgaattttctgtttttttcccccattagCATTATATTTAATGTATCATTTGAGAAGTGGCTGTGTGTTTAGTTGTGTGTGGTGGAGCAGATGAAGGGTCTGCCCTTGGGCGCTATGCGAAACCGCGTCTCCTAGTATCATTTAGTTGTATCAGCAGTGTCATGTTCATCTATACAGACTATTTAGCAGCAGGTGTCCCTTGTTACAGTCCCTGCCAAACCTCCACGCCTATGAGAGCAAGTACAGTGAACCGTTTTACCTGAGCGACGCATCTCGGGCGCTGATTGGTTCGCTGGGTGTCCGACCCTTAGGTGACGTCAGGAGCACTGCTGCGGGTGAGGCGGGTGAGGCTGCCTCTCAGTCCAGTCTCAGTGAGACCTAGAGAAGcgctgagctgcagcagcagagacagacGCGGTGACTGGACCTCACTGACCCGCACATTCACAGGTAAGGAGGACTCACGTTGAACCGTCGGCTCAGTAACTTTATCTGTGACTCTCCCAGAGACCCAGCGAGGCGTGGCTTGTCGTGTTTGTTCTGacacctttcttttttttcttaacctcACGCAACATTTATCAGcctgtctgtttttattatccGGCTCCCTTACGTACATATGCATACTTCATTAATAAAAGTCTGTTAATAAGCGCTTAACAATTAACTCGTTTTATAAGAACCTGCAGTGAAGTCATTCTGTTTTGCGCTCTCATTCACATTATAAAAGAGAACCTCTATGTTACGAGCAAAATACTGACGTGAAATTCGGCCAGCATTGAGGTGAGAGCTTTCTTCTCCCCCTTCACACGAGTCACTACTACAAAAGTGAGTACTACCGGAATTAATGTGGCTTAAGATGGATTTAAACTCTTTGGTGTGACTACTAACAAATACTTCAAGGTCTTGAGGACCCCCTGGTGGTGAaatgaatccacaaaatacacAATCAGAGCTGCATTTAAGTTGTCATGATGTGAAATTCTCCTCTTATTTAGCTTCAGTTCTTTCCCATGTCTGTTTGATGTCTTCCTCTCACATGTGAAGCGTGCTGATCAATTAATAGGCCCACATTAAGAGATTTGTTGTGCGTCATTAACACAGGCTGACCAATCGACCCCCATCATCAGCCAGTGGGTGCACGGGGCTGATTGATATGCAGCCCTGCTGAGGCACTGTGCCAAGCCCTTGAAATCTGTTTTGTGAATCAAACAACAAGTGATGATGGCAGAGACTTGAGTTAATGAACTGTGAATCACACAGACcgctttttctgtgtttgtgctaAAACATGTTGCACTTGGCACATCGGGGGAAAGCGCTCGCCCACTACTGTAGAGGCCTTGAGGTTCTGACTTCAGCAGTTTGACCTGATGAATCATTTTTAGTGTTATTGTGTGAAATATGTGAATGGAGCTCTCTGTCTTGTTGACTCCGTCTGTGTCAGGCTTTTTGCGCGTTTTGTCCTGCTCATATCTGTGCTTGTCTACCATTTCCTCAGAAATATGAGATATTCGTGGTGATACGAAGTGAAATCTGACCCAAAAATCAAGGCGCTGATGTAGGAAAGGTATACCTTTTGGTTGTCAGACTGATCATATCGGTCAAGCTGAATTCTGCTAGTAAAATAATTCTCTTTGTGCCTTATTCACTGTATTTACATAAACAATGCTGTGAAAAGCACCCCCTCACTTACAAATATCttatgcttttgcttttttcaaaCTTCACACTAATTTTATGTCAGataaagataacctgagtaaatccAAATTATCAAAGTAGTgtttgataattttttatttagcaaaagaATAATGTTACCTGAGTCAGCCTGACTATGCAATTATAATTGACCTATAAACCAATAATTCTTGGGTATGTATCAGTTGGACtgaagtccagactttgactaaaGCCACACAAAACCCCtctattttttgctttgtttggaACTATTGAGAGGTGCAATTGCTGTTTCGCATTATTGTCCTGCTGCATAACCCCAGTGAGCTTGAGCttaaggtcacaaactgatggctgGACATTTTCTATAAGTATTTTCTGTTAGGGAGCGTGTGGTTGATGCATGACTCCGTCAACCACAGTGATTCATCCAGGGCCTGAAGCAACAAAGCAGTCCAGAACACCACAGTACTAGAGAGTTACAACAATGTTCAGGTGCCAGTATAGtgcattttgtgaaatgttgttttaagtTTTCACCAGATATAATGAAACACACACCTCCTACAAACTTCCACCCTTGTCTCATCAGTTCACTGAATATTTTACCAAAAGTTTTGAATAATTATAAGGCAAATGAGAAACAAGCCTTTGTGCTCTTTTTGGGTCAGTGCTTCCTTGGAGCCCTCCCTTTCTGCCCCTCAAGTCTCTTTCTGATTATTCAATCACAAACATCAACCTCAGCTGAAGAATGTCAGGTCTGGGATGCTTTAGATGTCTTTCTTAGTCACTCTCCTACATTGTGGATGAGTCGCAGATGTGCACCTGGGGTAATTTTCAAAAACCAGCCATTGTTGGGAAGGTTCACTATTATTCCAATGTCCCAAAACCTTAACGAGAGTTTTGTAACCCTTTACAGAGCTATTGGccaacaaatttgtttttcaatttctttagaATTCCCTTTGGCCTACTTTATGTTGTCAAATACTTTCTATGGTCTGCCAAAATTAAGTCAGGATGTTTCTTGTGTAACCAAAAAACAGAATTCAAAAGATGTGTACACTCAATTCATAATTGAACAGGGGGTGTGATTAATTTTTCCACATAAGATAGATTTGGATAGACATTTCCCTTTAATAAATAAgtcattatttatattttaaagtaattcaggtttatttctgtctgataataaaatttgtttgataatCTAAGACATTTAAGTGTCATGGAATGGCAAAAACCATTAGAAATCTGTCAAATGGCAAAAATCTTCCATTGCAATGCATGTAAAAAAAGTATTGACAAACTAATTAAAgtaataggccattcattgatcACAAAGGCTTTTAACTGTGGCCTAATTACTAGAGTTTCCTGGAAAACCCTTTACTGactgacagatttttttcatttttgcagagTTTTTTCTAATGCAACAAATTAAAGTAACAAGCATTGATACTAAAAAGTGGTGGATAGTGGTGGTAGTAGTTCAACATAAAAGTGTATATGTACGAATATTCTTGATCTATCAAGGCATACATTGCTGACCATCATCTGATTTCTGAATAAACAAAGTACAGCAAAGGGGAtgcaatttttttaatgcacttaAAGGCTGGAAGAATAGATGTTTTCAGATtatgaagaggaaaagaaaaattctgaatttaaaaatttgactttttcattatCAGTCAGAATCAGCCTGTAAAATATGGCAATTTACATCACTGGCAAACTTACTGGTGTGTCACTATTAAAAACAACACCGCATTAATGTTGGCTTATTACAAATCAACAGACAAGCATAGCACACCTCaatctacaaataaaatcaatatttattttgaacaaaggCAAGTTTTAAACAATGTCATAGAAGACAAGCTTTTTTCTGGTTTAATGGTGGATGGCAAAGCAGCGTTTTTGTTCAATTACCACCACCAACTGGAATAAGGTGCTAATTAGGATGCCAACTACAACTTCTCACAGGTTCTTTATGCCACTGAAAGCACCATCACCCTGTGGTCCTCTCCTGGTTGGTGCATACGCAAAGGATGCATCTCCTGTGATGCATCCATATTTAACAGAGCAACTGATAAATGTTACCTGTGTTTAAATGACGAATTATAGAAAGTAATCAATGTCATGGacctaaaaataatcataacttTAACACTACCATGACTCATGGTAGTGTTAaagttatgattatttttaggaTTAGGCCATAGTTCAACAAATGCAATCAGAAAAGTGCTGTGAACAACAACTGTTGGTTTCCTATTTGGGGGGAATCCTTAGCCCAGCACGGCTTTAGCCATGTGCAGGATATCTTTAATTTTACGTTTGCCATTATCACCACCTGATGGCATATTATAGATGCTGCAGAAAATTTGGgtgaaatttgttttgttttgcataagtattaatttaagaaaatatcttCAGTCATTAGGCTGTGACTTCAAAATTCTTTTGTTCCTCTTCTTGCTGTGAAAGATTTATTTGggaaggattttaaaatggaaactgCAGGCACTGATAAGAGGAGCCTTTATTGCCTGAAGAGATTTTCTTCCCTTAAACATGTGGGAACTGAATGCGATTCCtttatgcatttcttcagaattATCTGCAGACTTTGCAAGTTTTCATCCAACCATAGACCTGctaatttcttttattaaaaa from the Xiphophorus maculatus strain JP 163 A chromosome 20, X_maculatus-5.0-male, whole genome shotgun sequence genome contains:
- the gnl3 gene encoding guanine nucleotide-binding protein-like 3, which codes for MKRPKLRKASKRVSCSKRYKIQKKVREHNKKLRKEAKKKGLKKPVKKDPGVPNSAPFKEEVLREAEQRRLQIEEEKERKRQAKKEERALKRKNEKEAAVKEAEPSAKKARKDTTENNTVKRSAPNKNSKQHLCSELNKVIDASDVVIEVLDARDPLGCRCPQLEEAVLLGGKRKLLFVLTKIDLVPKENAEKWIECLQREFPVVAFKASTQMRDKTVRTKRKRVVPSNEVLNRSKGATCFGSECLTELLTAYAAKTQSEASLKVGVVGFPNVGKSSLINNLKGMMACHVGIAKGTTKTVQEVHMSKTVNLMDSPGIVASPSNPAASMALRSLQVEEGQETVLDAVNTLLKQCDKSQVMLQYTVPDFRNSLEFLTLLAKKRGFLQKGGVPNTVQAANTFLTDWTGAKLRYHCKVPGNYSLPNYVTEEVITEMQNGWDLDKVKAGNMETLKGFKFTNLTSSIGFVSRGPTAGLLTVAAIPEERPPAERETQHNSENDEPGETEELHETEELEKLQKTVKDNPSKVHFQPVPVDISLSTVYTDDAYDFNTDFK